In a single window of the Mugil cephalus isolate CIBA_MC_2020 chromosome 6, CIBA_Mcephalus_1.1, whole genome shotgun sequence genome:
- the prpf38a gene encoding pre-mRNA-splicing factor 38A, with amino-acid sequence MANRTVKDANSIHGTNPQYLVEKIIRTRIYESKYWKEECFGLTAELVVDKAMELKFVGGVYGGNIKPTPFLCLTLKMLQIQPEKDIIVEFIKNEDFKYVRLLGAMYMRLTGTAVDCYKYLEPLYNDYRKVKSQNRNGEFELMHVDEFIDELLHAERMCDIILPRLQKRQVLEEAELLDTRISALEEDLDEVESSEEEDEEEEKPERLQTPEPHRRGYRDNDRPRRSPSPRYRRSRSPRRRSRSPKRRSPTPPRRERHRSKSPRRHRSRSRERRHRSKSPGHHRSHRHRSHSKTPERSSKKSHKKSRRGNE; translated from the exons ATGGCGAACAGAACCGTGAAAGATGCAAACAGCATACACGGAACCAACCCGCAGTACCTGGTGGAGAAGATCATCCGGACCCGGATCTACGAGTCTAAATACTGGAAGGAGGAATGTTTCGGTCTCACCG CTGAGCTGGTTGTGGACAAAGCCATGGAGCTGAAGTTCGTGGGAGGCGTCTACGGTGGGAACATCAAGCCCACTCCCTTCCTCTGCCTCACGCTGAAGATGCTGCAGATCCAGCCCGAGAAAGACATCATCGTCGAGTTCATAAAAAACGAAGACTTCAA ATACGTTCGGTTACTTGGAGCGATGTACATGAGGTTAACCGGCACCGCAGTGGACTGCTACAAATACCTGGAGCCTCTGTACAACGACTACAGGAAGGTCAAGAGTCAGAACAGAAACGGGG AGTTTGAGTTGATGCACGTGGACGAGTTCATCGACGAGCTGCTTCACGCTGAGAGGATGTGCGACATCATCCTGCCCCGGCTCCAG aaGAGACAAGTCCTGGAGGAGGCCGAGCTGCTGGACACGAGGATCAGCGCcctggaggaggatctggaCGAAGTGGAGAGCagcgaagaagaagatgaggaggaagagaag CCGGAGAGACTGCAGACCCCTGAGCCTCACAGACGTGGTTACCGTGACAACGACCGCCCCCGCCGCTCGCCGTCGCCGCGTTACCGACGCAGCCGCTCGCCCAGACG GAGGAGCAGGTCCCCGAAGAGGCGAAG CCCGACGCCTCCTCGTAGAGAACGGCATCGCAGTAAAAGCCCCCGGAGACACCGCAGCCGGTCCAGAGAGCGGCGGCACAGATCCAAGTCCCCCG GTCACCACAGAAGCCACAGACATCGCAGCCACTCCAAGACCCCAGAGAG GAGTTCAAAAAAGAGTCACAAGAAAAGTCGACGAGGAAacgagtga